A DNA window from Aestuariispira ectoiniformans contains the following coding sequences:
- a CDS encoding GNAT family N-acetyltransferase, translated as MSLHCTFEPLSAPDALAERWKALEKKSRSSFFLSWNWVGTWLNRLARRPLVFSATRDGETVALGLFFETGPSRFLLHQSGDMAEDSIYIEFNGLLCDDTVTGLEADCWTWLTCQHPSRPLLRRPTFDLNRLSEDSFHQIEASGGSSGKPTLEAAPYANLSWIADQHGDFASALSRNSRHKLRRSITLYETQEGDLTLSRPDTADDAQRYLDRLIELHQETWRARGKPGAFAPDFFEAFHRQMISNSFDQGVIDLIEIRSEEAPLGYLYNFLHRGAALSYQSGFRYDEDNRLKPGLVCHALTAQDYLDRGLDRYSFLAGDSRYKRSLATGADKLYSLRLKGDNQLTRLVGAARHH; from the coding sequence ATGTCGCTGCACTGCACATTCGAACCGCTTTCCGCACCGGATGCACTGGCTGAACGCTGGAAAGCGCTGGAGAAAAAATCCCGCAGCAGTTTTTTTCTATCCTGGAACTGGGTCGGAACCTGGTTGAACCGGCTTGCGCGGCGCCCCCTGGTTTTCAGTGCAACCCGCGATGGCGAAACAGTTGCACTCGGCCTTTTCTTCGAAACCGGCCCTTCCCGGTTTCTGTTACACCAAAGCGGCGATATGGCCGAGGATTCCATCTATATTGAATTCAACGGACTGCTTTGCGACGACACCGTCACCGGTCTTGAGGCCGATTGCTGGACCTGGCTGACATGCCAGCATCCGTCCCGCCCGCTGCTACGCCGCCCGACCTTCGACCTCAACCGCCTGAGCGAAGACAGCTTTCACCAGATTGAAGCGTCCGGAGGGTCTTCCGGCAAGCCGACGCTGGAAGCAGCCCCTTATGCGAATCTCTCCTGGATCGCCGATCAACATGGGGATTTCGCCTCTGCGCTCAGCCGCAATTCCCGTCACAAGCTGCGCCGGTCGATCACATTATACGAAACGCAGGAAGGTGACCTGACCTTGTCCCGTCCTGACACGGCGGATGACGCCCAACGCTATCTGGACCGCCTGATCGAATTGCATCAGGAAACCTGGCGCGCCCGCGGCAAGCCGGGCGCCTTCGCCCCGGACTTCTTCGAGGCCTTCCACCGGCAAATGATCAGCAACAGCTTCGACCAGGGTGTCATCGACCTGATCGAAATCCGCAGCGAGGAAGCGCCGCTGGGCTATTTATACAACTTCCTCCATCGCGGCGCTGCCCTGTCTTACCAGTCCGGCTTTCGATATGACGAAGATAACCGGCTGAAGCCCGGCTTGGTCTGCCATGCGCTGACGGCACAGGACTATCTGGATCGTGGGTTGGACCGCTACTCCTTCCTCGCCGGTGACAGCCGCTATAAACGCAGCCTCGCCACCGGGGCGGACAAGCTCTATTCCCTACGCCTCAAGGGTGACAATCAACTGACGCGCCTCGTCGGTGCGGCCCGCCACCATTAG
- a CDS encoding type I secretion system permease/ATPase: MWTRLNDKFLYATRRCKRALFVAFIFGLFINLFQFTIPLYMMQMFDRVVPSSSLDTLLYLTIIAIFALFIMMLLETARSRVLSRTGAWFEEYLSLHAFDSALTASLQLKGYSTDATRDLYIVRSFLAGNAVTSLLDAPWIPIFVIVAFMLHPTFGVITVIGAVIMFGFALLNEFVTKKPMIESSEASREAHRRISSATRHPEAIDAMGMLRGMASKWFEANTRSLASHLVSTERSSMVISGSKFVRMVIQISILASGAMLVLEGHLTPGVTVASSIIIGRALAPVEHSITSWRSLIQTRDSLAKLGRMFASAEVRSEGMKLPEPKGHLRVESINHLLPGSSRYLLRNVSFGAEPGEAVVITGPSTAGKSTLARMLVGTLRPTSGTVRLDNADVYDWDRTEFGKYVGYLPQSNALYAGTVRENIGRMTDADWGKVVIAAKQANCHDMILRMPQGYDTPIGESGMALSGGQRQRIGLARALFGDPKYVVLDEPDSELDIEGETALTKAITELKARGSTVIIIAHRSNILRVADKVCILSEGQVRMFGPRDEVLAKLRQGARPPAPPTPIDQHRQQQQDKPALAQPRASA; this comes from the coding sequence ATGTGGACACGCCTCAACGATAAATTCCTTTACGCCACACGCCGGTGCAAACGCGCATTGTTTGTCGCATTTATTTTCGGCCTTTTCATCAACCTGTTTCAATTCACCATCCCTCTGTACATGATGCAGATGTTCGATCGCGTGGTGCCAAGCTCCAGCCTCGATACGCTGCTCTACCTGACAATCATCGCGATCTTTGCTCTTTTCATCATGATGTTGCTGGAGACCGCGCGCTCGCGTGTGCTCAGCCGCACAGGTGCATGGTTTGAGGAATACCTGTCGCTGCATGCCTTTGATTCAGCCTTGACCGCATCCTTGCAGTTGAAGGGATACAGCACCGACGCGACAAGGGACCTTTATATTGTCCGCTCCTTCCTCGCAGGCAACGCAGTGACCTCCCTGCTGGACGCGCCGTGGATTCCCATCTTCGTTATTGTAGCCTTCATGCTGCACCCGACATTTGGCGTCATCACCGTCATCGGCGCGGTCATCATGTTCGGCTTTGCCCTGCTCAATGAATTCGTGACCAAAAAGCCGATGATCGAATCCTCCGAGGCCTCCCGTGAGGCACATCGCCGGATTTCATCTGCGACGCGCCACCCCGAGGCCATTGACGCCATGGGCATGCTGAGAGGCATGGCGAGCAAATGGTTCGAAGCCAACACCCGGTCGCTCGCCTCCCATCTGGTGTCGACGGAACGGTCCTCCATGGTCATCTCCGGGTCGAAATTCGTCCGGATGGTCATTCAGATCTCAATCCTCGCCTCCGGTGCAATGCTGGTCCTGGAAGGGCATCTGACACCGGGGGTCACCGTTGCGAGTTCCATCATCATCGGCAGGGCGCTGGCGCCCGTGGAACATTCGATCACTTCCTGGCGCAGCCTGATCCAGACCCGCGACTCGCTTGCCAAGCTGGGGCGGATGTTCGCATCCGCCGAGGTCCGCAGTGAAGGCATGAAGCTGCCGGAACCCAAAGGGCACTTGCGCGTCGAAAGCATCAATCACCTTCTGCCGGGGTCCAGCCGCTATCTTCTGAGGAATGTTTCCTTTGGGGCGGAACCCGGTGAGGCCGTCGTCATCACAGGCCCGTCGACCGCCGGCAAGTCGACGCTGGCGAGGATGCTGGTGGGCACCCTGCGCCCGACCAGCGGTACGGTACGCCTGGACAACGCTGACGTTTATGACTGGGACCGCACGGAATTCGGCAAATATGTCGGCTATCTGCCTCAGAGCAATGCGCTTTACGCCGGGACCGTCCGTGAGAATATCGGCCGCATGACCGACGCAGACTGGGGCAAGGTGGTGATCGCCGCCAAGCAGGCCAACTGCCACGACATGATCCTGCGCATGCCGCAGGGCTATGACACCCCGATCGGGGAAAGCGGCATGGCGCTGTCCGGTGGCCAGCGCCAGCGTATTGGCCTGGCCCGCGCCCTGTTCGGCGACCCGAAATATGTCGTCTTGGACGAACCGGATTCAGAGCTGGATATCGAGGGTGAAACCGCACTGACGAAAGCCATCACCGAATTGAAGGCCCGCGGCTCCACCGTGATCATCATTGCCCACCGGTCCAACATCCTGCGCGTCGCCGACAAGGTCTGCATCCTGAGTGAAGGTCAAGTCCGAATGTTCGGTCCACGCGACGAGGTTCTTGCCAAGCTGCGCCAGGGCGCCCGCCCACCGGCACCACCGACCCCGATCGACCAGCACAGGCAGCAGCAACAGGACAAACCGGCACTGGCCCAGCCACGCGCCAGCGCGTGA
- a CDS encoding FemAB family XrtA/PEP-CTERM system-associated protein has protein sequence MTVRILELDDGNIERWRDFVAACPQTTFFHRPEWKRVIENSFNQKCHFLMAEEDGRITGILPLTHVRSFIFGSRLVSTAFCVGGGIATTTQAAHDALKRHAVDLRDKAGVDYVEYRAPANSDEDWIKREGLYATFERPIEEEEDECLKQIPRKQRAVVRKALKTDLIWHLEQDSDAFYGVYSMTMRNHGTPVFSKKYIDNLLSAFGDDCDVLTVYSGDKPLSSVLNFYFKDRVMPYYTGAVPEARKLGAADLMYWAVMRSAVERGYKVFDFGRSKVGTGPFSFKKNWGFEPRPINLEFSLKDGVPLPDVNPNNPKYKMMIETWRRLPLPVANIIGPIVSRQVG, from the coding sequence ATGACTGTGCGGATATTGGAACTCGACGACGGCAATATAGAGCGCTGGCGCGACTTTGTGGCTGCCTGTCCGCAAACCACTTTCTTTCACCGGCCGGAATGGAAGCGGGTGATTGAAAACAGCTTCAATCAGAAATGCCACTTCCTCATGGCGGAAGAGGATGGCCGGATCACGGGCATCCTGCCGCTGACCCATGTTCGCAGTTTCATTTTTGGCAGCCGTCTGGTCTCCACGGCCTTTTGCGTTGGCGGCGGCATTGCCACAACCACGCAGGCGGCACATGACGCCCTTAAACGCCATGCGGTGGATTTGCGGGACAAGGCCGGTGTGGACTATGTGGAATACCGCGCGCCTGCAAATTCGGATGAGGACTGGATCAAGCGTGAAGGGCTTTATGCCACCTTTGAGCGGCCGATCGAGGAAGAAGAAGACGAATGCCTGAAACAGATCCCACGCAAACAGCGCGCCGTGGTCCGCAAGGCTTTGAAAACCGACCTGATCTGGCACCTGGAACAGGACAGCGATGCTTTTTACGGTGTCTATTCCATGACCATGCGCAACCACGGGACGCCGGTCTTCTCGAAAAAATATATCGACAACCTGCTGAGCGCATTCGGGGATGATTGCGATGTCCTGACGGTCTATTCGGGTGATAAGCCGCTCAGCAGTGTCCTGAATTTCTATTTCAAGGACCGCGTGATGCCGTATTACACCGGTGCCGTTCCCGAGGCCCGAAAGCTGGGTGCGGCGGACCTGATGTATTGGGCGGTGATGCGTTCGGCAGTGGAGCGGGGCTACAAGGTCTTTGACTTCGGCCGGTCCAAGGTCGGCACCGGGCCTTTCTCCTTCAAGAAGAACTGGGGTTTCGAGCCGCGCCCGATCAATCTTGAGTTCAGCCTGAAGGACGGTGTACCGCTTCCCGACGTCAACCCCAACAACCCGAAATACAAGATGATGATTGAAACCTGGCGACGCCTGCCGTTGCCCGTGGCGAATATTATCGGGCCGATCGTCTCCCGTCAGGTCGGCTAA
- the wecB gene encoding non-hydrolyzing UDP-N-acetylglucosamine 2-epimerase has protein sequence MRVMCVFGTRPEAIKMIPVVKALQQAEGIEAQVCVTAQHRSMLDQVLDLFGVTPDYDLDIMKQAQDLTHITAEVLKGVQDVYKDAKPDRVLVHGDTTTTFAAALGAFYQKIPVGHVEAGLRTGDIYAPWPEEMNRLLTDVICDMRFAPTESSAENLRREGVKEEDIFVTGNTVIDALLDVEERLDSNGGLRAEMESRFDFIDPDKRMILVTGHRRENFGEGFLNICNGLAEIAARGDVQVVYPVHLNPNVQKPVYDILGNRDGVHLIDPQDYLPFVYLMTRCDIICTDSGGVQEEAPSLGKPVLVMRDVTERPEAVAAGTVHLVGTDKDKLVSEVNRLLDDDEAYRSMSMAHNPYGDGKSAGRIVDLIQARG, from the coding sequence ATGCGTGTAATGTGTGTATTTGGGACGCGCCCGGAAGCAATCAAAATGATCCCGGTGGTCAAGGCGTTACAGCAGGCCGAGGGTATTGAGGCGCAGGTCTGTGTGACCGCCCAGCATCGTTCCATGCTGGACCAGGTGCTCGACCTGTTCGGTGTTACCCCTGACTATGACCTGGACATCATGAAACAGGCGCAGGACCTGACCCATATTACCGCCGAGGTCCTTAAGGGCGTTCAGGATGTCTATAAGGACGCAAAGCCGGACCGTGTGCTGGTTCATGGCGATACCACGACCACTTTTGCCGCAGCCCTCGGGGCCTTTTATCAGAAGATACCCGTCGGCCATGTGGAAGCCGGTCTGCGCACAGGGGATATCTACGCCCCCTGGCCGGAGGAAATGAACCGTCTGCTGACCGACGTCATCTGCGACATGCGTTTTGCCCCAACGGAAAGTTCGGCGGAAAACCTGCGCCGCGAAGGGGTGAAGGAAGAAGATATCTTCGTCACTGGCAACACCGTAATCGACGCTTTGCTGGATGTGGAGGAACGTCTCGACAGTAATGGTGGTTTGCGGGCGGAAATGGAAAGCCGGTTCGATTTTATCGACCCGGATAAACGCATGATTCTGGTGACCGGTCATCGACGTGAGAATTTCGGGGAAGGCTTCCTCAATATCTGTAACGGTCTGGCGGAAATTGCGGCGCGCGGGGATGTGCAGGTGGTCTATCCGGTGCATCTGAACCCGAATGTGCAAAAGCCGGTGTATGACATTCTGGGCAATCGGGACGGCGTTCATCTTATCGACCCGCAGGACTACCTTCCCTTTGTCTATCTGATGACCCGCTGCGATATTATTTGCACGGATTCCGGTGGGGTTCAGGAAGAGGCGCCGTCGCTTGGCAAGCCTGTCCTGGTAATGCGTGATGTGACCGAACGTCCCGAGGCCGTGGCTGCGGGGACCGTGCATCTGGTGGGCACCGACAAGGATAAACTTGTCAGCGAGGTGAACCGGCTTCTGGACGATGACGAGGCTTATCGCAGCATGAGCATGGCCCATAATCCATATGGGGACGGCAAATCCGCCGGGCGGATCGTCGATCTGATTCAGGCGCGTGGCTGA
- a CDS encoding HlyD family type I secretion periplasmic adaptor subunit, translating into MEPIELPTPQPSPNIRGVIIFGLVVCLFFVVGSLLWASQLPLATAAVAPGSITVDGNVKTVQHLEGGIIEHIDVSNGQSVKAGQELLRFNDAQARASWQLINGRYLNLIASEARLESERDRLDHIVYPEELSAPENLEFAATVKKAQQAIFDNGIQARSLKQDILTEKMDQLRSQIKSFQAQVNSAEKQVGLIAQEVKAVREMVSKGLERKPRLLKLEREHARLQGQKDENLGRIAEAEQKIGETQLQILNIDVEHLDKVVNELREVQAQLSDVKERREAARDVLERSILRSPVEGVVENLAFFTPGGVIRPGEKIMDVVPSHDELIVEAQVNPVDIDMVSPGLPTKLRFPVFKQRTTPTLNGEVFYVSSAVEEDKRTGKTYYKTRIRIPTDELTRLEGRKLIQGMPVSAMIVTGESTFLRYLLTPVKESFQAAFHQN; encoded by the coding sequence ATGGAACCCATAGAGCTACCGACCCCCCAACCCAGCCCCAACATTCGCGGCGTGATCATCTTCGGGCTGGTCGTATGCCTGTTCTTTGTTGTGGGGTCGCTGCTATGGGCATCGCAACTTCCACTCGCAACGGCGGCAGTTGCACCAGGGTCCATCACCGTCGACGGCAATGTCAAAACGGTCCAGCACCTTGAAGGCGGGATCATCGAACATATTGATGTTTCCAACGGACAGTCGGTAAAGGCGGGACAGGAGTTGCTGCGCTTCAATGACGCGCAGGCGCGGGCATCCTGGCAACTGATCAACGGTCGTTACCTGAACCTGATTGCCTCCGAGGCCCGGCTGGAATCAGAACGCGACAGACTGGACCATATCGTCTACCCCGAGGAACTTTCCGCCCCGGAAAACCTGGAATTTGCTGCAACCGTCAAAAAGGCGCAGCAGGCGATTTTCGACAACGGCATCCAGGCCCGCAGCCTGAAACAGGATATCCTCACGGAAAAAATGGATCAGCTTCGTTCCCAGATCAAAAGCTTCCAGGCACAGGTCAATTCCGCCGAAAAGCAAGTCGGCCTGATTGCACAGGAAGTCAAGGCCGTGCGGGAAATGGTTTCCAAGGGCCTGGAACGTAAGCCACGGCTTTTGAAGCTGGAACGCGAACATGCCCGCCTTCAGGGCCAGAAGGATGAGAACCTGGGCCGGATCGCGGAGGCGGAACAGAAAATCGGCGAGACGCAGCTTCAAATCCTGAATATCGACGTCGAGCATCTGGACAAGGTCGTCAACGAATTGCGCGAGGTTCAGGCGCAGCTTAGTGACGTCAAAGAGCGCAGGGAAGCCGCGCGGGATGTTCTTGAACGGTCCATCCTCCGCTCGCCGGTCGAGGGCGTGGTTGAAAACCTGGCGTTTTTCACCCCCGGCGGTGTCATCCGTCCGGGTGAAAAGATCATGGATGTCGTCCCCTCCCATGACGAATTGATCGTCGAGGCACAGGTCAATCCCGTCGATATCGATATGGTATCCCCCGGCCTGCCAACAAAACTGCGCTTTCCGGTCTTCAAACAGCGTACGACACCAACCTTGAACGGTGAAGTCTTCTATGTCTCCTCCGCCGTTGAGGAAGACAAGCGCACCGGCAAGACCTATTACAAGACGCGTATCCGTATTCCAACGGACGAGTTAACCCGTCTGGAAGGGCGGAAGCTGATTCAGGGCATGCCGGTCAGCGCGATGATCGTCACAGGGGAAAGCACCTTCCTGCGTTACCTGCTGACCCCGGTCAAAGAAAGCTTCCAGGCAGCCTTCCACCAGAATTAA
- a CDS encoding XrtA/PEP-CTERM system exopolysaccharide export protein → MQTNWGRSKSLIGVIFVCAAFFVGGCSSSIPVADSVEQPKVTDVQYIIGPRDELDIFVWRSPELSKTVPVRPDGRISIPLVDDMMAADKTPSELARDIEKSLSKYVQDPIVSVIVTNFVGPYAQQVRVVGEATDPQAIAFNDDMTVLDVMIAVGGMTEFADGNGAVIVRKGQKLRVRLDDLLNDGDIDANVAMQPGDVLIIPETWF, encoded by the coding sequence ATGCAAACTAACTGGGGCCGAAGTAAATCGCTTATCGGTGTAATCTTCGTCTGTGCTGCGTTTTTTGTAGGGGGCTGTAGTTCTTCGATCCCGGTGGCGGATTCCGTGGAACAACCGAAAGTGACCGATGTTCAGTACATCATCGGCCCACGTGATGAATTGGACATTTTTGTGTGGCGTAGCCCGGAATTGTCCAAGACCGTTCCGGTACGCCCGGATGGCCGGATTTCCATACCGCTGGTTGACGATATGATGGCGGCGGATAAAACGCCGAGCGAATTGGCGCGCGATATTGAAAAATCGCTGAGCAAATATGTACAGGACCCGATCGTTTCCGTGATCGTTACCAATTTCGTTGGTCCTTATGCCCAGCAGGTTCGCGTCGTGGGTGAGGCAACGGACCCGCAGGCGATTGCCTTTAACGACGATATGACCGTCCTCGACGTTATGATCGCTGTTGGCGGCATGACTGAATTTGCCGATGGCAACGGGGCCGTGATTGTCCGCAAAGGCCAGAAGCTGCGCGTACGTCTCGATGACCTTCTGAATGATGGGGATATTGACGCGAATGTAGCGATGCAGCCCGGCGATGTCCTCATTATTCCGGAGACCTGGTTCTAA